The Quercus robur chromosome 7, dhQueRobu3.1, whole genome shotgun sequence genome has a segment encoding these proteins:
- the LOC126691256 gene encoding probable disease resistance protein At1g61310, which yields MKIISLIVDIGGHLVVPIRKHFCYLSCYNSNIKNLKDQFQKLGDKRAGVQIEIDVAKQNGKVIAPEVESWVEKVDNISEGLQRFLEEDVKVNAMCLDGWCPNLKSRYFLSRKAKKKTLEIDGLLRDGQFDKVSYPPPPPRIATSSKEGFKVFESRIPVMKEVLTALRDDKINMIAICGIEGIGKTTMAKEVAKRAKDDNLFDEVVMVVVSRKKDLSKIEDQIAMMRRWEINFENVLVILDNVLEELNLKDVGIPYKVELNSCKILLTSRSEEVCNQMKSHKIVRIEALTEEEAWSIFKEMAGNCIDTPNLHPIAEKVAKECKGIPIAIVTVGRALENKRKNEWVAALQQLRKSISKNNSGLDSTVYSSIELSYNFLASDETKSCFLLCCLFLEDYDIPIEYLVRFGVGQMLFAKIDKVAEARNSPCND from the coding sequence ATGAAGATTATTTCACTTATCGTTGACATTGGAGGACACTTGGTGGTGCCAATCAGAAAACATTTTTGCTATCTAAGTTGCTACAATAGCAATATCAAGAATCTCAAAGATCAATTTCAGAAGCTGGGTGACAAGAGAGCTGGGGTGCAAATAGAAATTGATGTAGCAAAACAGAACGGAAAGGTAATTGCACCTGAGGTTGAGAGCTGGGTAGAAAAGGTAGACAACATTAGTGAAGGTCTGCAGAGATTCCTTGAAGAAGATGTCAAGGTGAATGCGATGTGCTTGGATGGATGGTGTCCCAATTTGAAGTCACGTTATTTCTTGAGTAGGAAAGCTAAGAAGAAGACTTTGGAAATTGATGGGCTTTTAAGGGATGGACAATTTGATAAAGTGTCCTATCCTCCTCCACCACCGAGAATAGCAACTTCATCCAAGGAAGGTTTTAAGGTTTTTGAATCAAGAATCCCAGTTATGAAAGAAGTTTTGACTGCTTTAAGGGATGACAAGATCAACATGATTGCCATTTGCGGGATTGAGGGGATTGGAAAGACAACAATGGCAAAAGAGGTAGCAAAAAGAGCCAAAGATGATAACTTATTTGATGAAGTTGTGATGGTAGTAGTGTCCCGTAAAAAAGACTTGAGCAAGATTGAAGATCAAATTGCAATGATGCGACGTTGGGAAATTAACTTTGAGAATGTCCTTGTAATACTAGATAATGTTTTGGAAGAACTTAATCTAAAGGACGTAGGAATTCCTTATAAAGTTGAACTCAATAGTTGCAAAATCTTGTTAACATCAAGAAGTGAAGAAGTCTGCAATCAAATGAAATCTCATAAGATTGTTAGAATTGAAGCCTTAACTGAAGAAGAAGCATGGAGCATTTTCAAAGAGATGGCAGGTAATTGTATAGATACTCCCAATCTACATCCAATAGCAGAAAAGGTTGCGAAGGAATGTAAAGGCATACCCATTGCTATAGTTACTGTTGGAAGAGCTCTagaaaacaagagaaagaaTGAGTGGGTTGCTGCACTTCAACAGCTTAGAAAgtctatctcaaaaaataattcaGGTTTGGATTCAACTGTCTATTCTAGCATAGAGCTCAGTTACAATTTTCTAGCAAGTGATGAAACCAAGTCATGCTTTTTGCTTTGCTGTTTATTTCTAGAAGATTATGATATTCCCATTGAATATTTAGTCAGATTTGGAGTGGGACAAATGTTGTTTGCAAAGATTGATAAGGTGGCAGAAGCAAGAAATAGTCCATGCAATGATTGA